In the Lactiplantibacillus brownii genome, one interval contains:
- a CDS encoding type II toxin-antitoxin system RelB/DinJ family antitoxin — protein sequence MAVKEKKRVQVKIDKDLADDTEAVLSELGLNPTTAINMFYKRIVANGALPFNVSLSEEERANLRFLKATEGTPVTEFKDAKEVADWLNDPDED from the coding sequence ATGGCAGTTAAGGAAAAGAAACGGGTCCAAGTCAAGATTGATAAAGATTTGGCCGATGATACCGAAGCAGTTTTAAGCGAATTGGGCTTAAATCCAACCACGGCCATTAACATGTTTTACAAGCGGATTGTTGCTAATGGTGCTTTACCTTTTAATGTGTCTTTAAGCGAAGAAGAAAGAGCTAATTTACGCTTTTTAAAGGCGACCGAAGGGACACCAGTCACCGAGTTCAAAGACGCTAAAGAGGTCGCTGATTGGCTCAACGATCCAGATGAGGACTAA